In Kordia antarctica, the following proteins share a genomic window:
- the mfd gene encoding transcription-repair coupling factor: MSIAKISQHFKQSPELRKLGQAIAKNQEKIHLKGLTGSSLSFAISEAFKESDKPFIFILNDKEEAAYYLNDLEHLLNDKDVLFYPGSYRRPYEIEKTDNANVLLRAEVLNRINSRKKPSLIVTYPAALFEKVVTRKELEKNTLKVSLNDKLSIDFINETLFAYNFHRVDFVTEPGEFSVRGGIVDVYSFSNDEPYRIEFFGDEVDSMRTFDVETQLSTEKVTKISIIPNVENKALQESRESFLKYIPGKTVVFAKNTELLFGRIDTLFTKAKSVFSELSGEIKHNTPEELFCTKELLQNQFLEYTIVELTANPLLKADTFIEFNTTPQPSFNRQFDLLIEDLDKNHEKGYTNYITCVSEQQAKRFHDIFDDVEQKVHYETIVLPLYQGFADHNQKLICYTDHQVFERYHKFHLKNGYAKKQAITLKELTNLEVGDYVTHIDHGIGKFGGLKKIEVEGKKQEAIKLIYGERDILYLSIHSLHKISKFNGKDGKPPKIYKLGSGAWKKLKQKTKARVKHIAYNLIELYAKRRTQKGFQYDPDTYLQHELEASFIYEDTPDQSTATQDVKADMESERPMDRLVCGDVGFGKTEVAIRAAFKAVDNGKQVAILVPTTILAFQHFKTFTERLVDMPVTVDYLNRFRSTKQRKIALEGLKNGNVDIVIGTHQLVSKAVVFKDLGLLIVDEEQKFGVAVKDKLKTIKENVDTLTLTATPIPRTLQFSLMAARDLSVITTPPPNRYPIETHIIRFSEETIRDAVSYEIQRGGQVFFIHNRIQNIKEVAGMIQRLVPDAKIGIGHGQMDGKKLEKLMLAFMNGEFDVLVSTTIVESGLDVPNANTIFINNANNFGLSDLHQMRGRVGRSNKKAFCYFITPPDSVMTQDARKRLTALEQFSALGSGLNIAMKDLEIRGAGDLLGGEQSGFINEIGFETYQKILNETIEELKENEFKDLYEDQESPKEKVYLKETQIDTDFELLFPDAYVNVVSERLALYSKLSTLTSEDELQKFENELVDRFGPLPERAAALLDSVRIKWIATKFGLEKIIMKKGKLIGYFISDQQSGFYQSPNFTKVLQFVQQNPSICKMKEKQTRKGLRLLLTFERITSAKKALNVLEKIT; encoded by the coding sequence GTGAGTATCGCTAAAATCTCGCAACATTTCAAACAATCTCCTGAACTAAGGAAATTAGGGCAAGCTATTGCCAAAAATCAAGAAAAAATACACCTTAAAGGACTTACAGGTTCCAGTTTGTCGTTCGCAATTTCCGAAGCTTTTAAGGAAAGTGACAAGCCGTTTATTTTTATCTTAAACGATAAAGAAGAAGCTGCCTATTACTTGAATGATTTGGAGCATTTGCTGAATGATAAAGATGTACTTTTTTATCCTGGAAGTTACCGCAGACCATATGAAATAGAGAAAACCGACAATGCAAATGTGTTGTTGCGTGCCGAAGTTTTGAACCGAATTAATTCGCGCAAAAAACCATCATTAATTGTAACATATCCAGCAGCATTATTTGAAAAAGTTGTCACGCGAAAAGAATTAGAAAAGAATACACTCAAAGTTTCATTAAACGATAAATTGTCTATCGATTTTATAAATGAAACCTTATTTGCATATAATTTTCATCGCGTAGATTTTGTCACAGAACCTGGTGAATTTTCCGTTCGTGGTGGAATTGTAGATGTATATTCGTTCTCAAACGATGAACCGTACAGAATTGAGTTTTTTGGCGATGAAGTTGACAGCATGCGGACGTTTGATGTGGAAACGCAACTTTCTACGGAAAAAGTAACCAAAATTAGTATTATTCCGAATGTAGAAAATAAAGCACTGCAAGAATCTCGCGAAAGCTTTTTAAAATATATTCCAGGAAAAACGGTTGTGTTTGCAAAAAATACAGAATTACTTTTTGGACGAATTGACACATTATTTACCAAAGCGAAAAGTGTTTTTTCTGAATTATCTGGAGAAATTAAACACAATACGCCTGAAGAATTATTCTGCACAAAAGAACTTTTACAAAATCAATTTTTAGAATATACTATTGTAGAATTGACAGCGAATCCATTGTTGAAAGCGGATACTTTTATCGAATTTAATACAACGCCGCAACCTTCATTCAATCGTCAATTTGATTTATTGATTGAAGATTTAGACAAAAATCACGAAAAAGGATATACCAATTATATTACATGCGTAAGCGAACAACAAGCGAAACGTTTTCACGATATTTTTGACGATGTAGAACAAAAAGTACATTATGAAACCATTGTACTTCCACTTTATCAAGGTTTTGCAGATCACAATCAGAAACTAATTTGTTATACAGATCATCAAGTTTTTGAGCGCTACCACAAATTTCATTTGAAAAATGGATACGCAAAAAAACAAGCAATTACGCTAAAAGAATTGACCAATTTGGAAGTTGGCGATTATGTCACACATATTGATCATGGAATAGGAAAATTTGGCGGTTTAAAAAAGATTGAAGTTGAAGGAAAGAAACAAGAAGCCATCAAATTAATCTACGGCGAACGCGATATTTTATACTTGAGCATTCACTCGTTGCATAAAATTTCTAAGTTCAACGGAAAAGACGGAAAACCTCCAAAAATATATAAATTAGGTTCTGGCGCTTGGAAAAAACTCAAGCAAAAAACCAAAGCACGCGTAAAACATATTGCCTATAATTTGATTGAATTATATGCAAAACGACGTACGCAAAAAGGATTTCAATATGATCCAGATACCTATTTGCAACACGAATTAGAAGCTTCGTTTATTTATGAAGATACGCCCGATCAATCTACTGCGACACAAGATGTAAAAGCCGATATGGAAAGTGAACGTCCAATGGACAGATTGGTTTGTGGCGATGTTGGTTTCGGTAAAACGGAAGTTGCCATCAGAGCAGCATTTAAAGCAGTTGACAACGGAAAACAAGTTGCAATTTTAGTTCCGACAACTATTTTGGCGTTTCAGCATTTTAAAACATTTACCGAGCGTTTGGTAGATATGCCTGTTACAGTTGATTATTTGAATCGTTTCCGATCTACCAAACAACGAAAAATAGCATTGGAAGGACTCAAAAACGGAAATGTTGATATTGTAATTGGAACGCATCAATTGGTAAGTAAAGCCGTGGTATTTAAGGATCTTGGTTTGTTAATTGTAGATGAAGAACAAAAATTTGGTGTTGCTGTAAAAGATAAATTAAAAACCATTAAAGAGAATGTAGATACGTTGACATTGACTGCAACTCCAATTCCGAGAACACTACAATTTAGTTTGATGGCTGCGCGAGATTTATCCGTAATTACAACGCCGCCGCCAAACCGTTATCCAATAGAAACACACATTATTCGCTTTTCAGAAGAAACGATTCGTGATGCTGTGAGTTATGAAATTCAACGTGGCGGACAAGTGTTTTTTATTCACAATCGGATTCAAAATATTAAAGAAGTTGCAGGCATGATTCAGCGTTTGGTGCCAGATGCTAAAATTGGAATTGGTCACGGACAAATGGACGGAAAGAAACTCGAAAAACTTATGCTTGCTTTTATGAATGGTGAGTTTGACGTATTGGTTTCTACCACAATTGTTGAAAGTGGTTTGGATGTGCCAAATGCAAATACAATTTTTATTAATAACGCTAACAACTTTGGATTGAGCGATTTACATCAGATGCGAGGTCGCGTTGGACGAAGCAATAAGAAAGCTTTTTGTTATTTTATTACGCCGCCAGATTCTGTAATGACACAAGATGCGCGCAAACGATTGACTGCGTTGGAACAATTTTCTGCCTTAGGAAGCGGACTTAATATTGCCATGAAAGATTTAGAAATTCGTGGTGCAGGAGATTTGTTAGGTGGCGAGCAAAGTGGATTTATTAATGAAATTGGATTTGAAACATATCAAAAAATATTGAACGAAACTATTGAAGAACTCAAAGAAAACGAGTTTAAAGACTTGTATGAAGATCAAGAAAGTCCGAAAGAGAAAGTGTATTTGAAAGAAACACAAATTGATACCGATTTTGAGTTGTTATTTCCTGATGCGTATGTAAATGTGGTTTCTGAACGTTTGGCATTGTACAGTAAATTGAGTACACTTACTTCCGAAGATGAATTACAGAAATTTGAAAATGAACTCGTTGACAGGTTTGGTCCGTTGCCAGAACGTGCCGCGGCATTGTTGGATTCGGTTCGCATTAAATGGATTGCAACGAAGTTTGGCTTGGAGAAAATTATTATGAAAAAAGGCAAGTTGATTGGCTATTTTATTTCAGATCAACAGTCAGGTTTCTACCAAAGTCCTAATTTTACAAAGGTATTGCAGTTTGTACAGCAAAATCCATCTATTTGTAAGATGAAAGAAAAACAAACTCGCAAAGGTTTACGCTTATTGCTTACTTTTGAACGAATTACGTCTGCTAAAAAAGCACTAAACGTTCTCGAAAAAATTACATAA
- a CDS encoding tellurite resistance TerB family protein has protein sequence MSISDLYSSGFRERNQDHFAAIVRVAMSDGVVSNEEKAFLDRMARNLDISESDYKEILKDYRSHPVNPPTMYNERLERLYDLARMVYVDHHLGPKQTAILERLAIGLGFSPENVPYVVHKALLLVSKGVDSDDFKDEIKNMNR, from the coding sequence ATGTCTATATCAGATTTATATTCAAGTGGATTTCGTGAGCGGAATCAAGATCATTTTGCAGCCATTGTTCGTGTTGCAATGAGTGACGGCGTTGTTTCAAATGAGGAAAAAGCGTTTTTAGATAGAATGGCTAGAAATTTAGATATCTCTGAAAGCGATTACAAAGAGATTTTAAAAGATTACAGATCGCATCCTGTAAATCCGCCAACAATGTATAACGAACGTTTGGAACGTTTGTACGATTTGGCGCGTATGGTATATGTAGATCATCACTTAGGACCAAAGCAAACTGCTATTTTAGAACGTTTGGCAATTGGATTAGGATTTTCTCCAGAAAATGTTCCGTATGTAGTGCACAAAGCATTATTATTGGTAAGTAAAGGAGTTGATTCGGATGATTTTAAAGATGAAATTAAAAATATGAATCGCTAA
- a CDS encoding ATP-binding response regulator translates to MLETYRGAYFHPRTQFITIDSKGNVLESDDVLFSLKKGEHLSSISPFFEGLSSYFDVQEKNDIKFTCVHLENEHKKDLICDIEFKTFANKQPTLVIIHDFSDHYNYYQEVAQSRNESVINSQVLELQNKYLQEKEDFKNTFIANFSHELRNPLTGVTAFCSVLQKTNMTAEQEDYVEVIKSSADHLKNMIGDILEMSKMEVGKLSFEEEVFNFHELIEMLEFTYSVKAKQQNIAFEVNFDKKIPKYLEGDKTRIQQVFENLLENALKFTTTGQVTFSIIENQRRARKVNLNISVKDTGIGISAEKLDLIFNSFTQLNNSRKYAGTGLGLTIVKGLVELMDGKITVESKKNVGATFKININFKYPTNQENISLENKSDLEHKNNLSKKKYSVLLAEDSELTQMAVLKILAQEGLFFLDIISNGEDVIESVIHNEYDLILMDIRMPGTNGDELTKMIRTLPVDNCKTIPILALTANLYQEDKKRYKKMGINDIIEKPFDETTLLKKIYKYLK, encoded by the coding sequence ATGCTAGAAACATACAGAGGAGCATATTTCCATCCGAGAACACAATTTATAACTATTGATTCTAAAGGGAACGTATTAGAAAGTGATGATGTTTTATTTTCGTTAAAAAAAGGAGAACATCTTTCTTCCATAAGTCCATTTTTTGAAGGTCTTTCTTCGTATTTTGATGTGCAAGAAAAGAACGACATCAAATTTACGTGTGTTCATTTAGAAAATGAACATAAAAAAGACCTTATTTGCGACATCGAGTTTAAAACATTTGCTAACAAACAGCCTACATTGGTTATTATTCATGATTTTTCAGATCATTACAACTATTATCAAGAAGTAGCGCAAAGTAGAAACGAATCTGTGATTAATTCGCAAGTTTTAGAACTTCAAAATAAATATCTTCAAGAAAAAGAAGATTTTAAAAATACATTTATCGCCAATTTTAGTCATGAATTACGCAATCCGTTAACTGGTGTTACTGCATTTTGTTCTGTTTTACAAAAAACGAACATGACTGCGGAACAAGAAGATTACGTAGAAGTTATAAAATCTTCGGCTGATCATTTAAAAAATATGATTGGAGACATTTTAGAAATGTCAAAAATGGAAGTTGGAAAACTTTCTTTTGAAGAAGAAGTATTCAATTTTCATGAATTAATTGAAATGTTGGAGTTTACTTATAGTGTTAAAGCAAAGCAGCAAAATATAGCGTTTGAAGTAAATTTCGATAAGAAGATTCCAAAATATTTAGAAGGCGACAAAACACGCATCCAGCAGGTTTTTGAAAACTTACTTGAAAATGCACTTAAATTCACAACCACGGGACAGGTTACATTTTCCATTATAGAAAATCAGCGAAGAGCGCGAAAAGTAAACCTAAATATTAGTGTTAAAGATACCGGAATTGGGATTTCTGCAGAAAAATTGGATCTCATATTCAATAGTTTTACGCAGTTGAACAATTCTCGAAAATACGCAGGCACTGGACTTGGCTTGACTATTGTAAAAGGATTGGTAGAATTGATGGACGGAAAAATAACGGTAGAAAGTAAAAAAAATGTAGGTGCTACTTTTAAAATAAATATCAACTTTAAATATCCGACCAATCAAGAAAACATTTCTTTAGAAAATAAATCGGATTTAGAACACAAAAATAATTTATCCAAGAAAAAATACAGCGTCTTGCTTGCCGAAGATTCAGAATTGACACAAATGGCTGTGTTGAAAATTTTAGCACAAGAAGGTCTCTTTTTCTTAGACATTATTAGCAATGGCGAAGATGTGATTGAAAGCGTTATTCACAACGAATACGATTTAATTTTAATGGACATTCGCATGCCTGGAACCAATGGAGACGAATTGACAAAGATGATTCGTACACTTCCTGTAGACAATTGCAAAACCATTCCAATCTTGGCGTTAACCGCAAATTTATATCAAGAAGACAAAAAGCGTTATAAAAAAATGGGAATAAATGACATCATTGAAAAACCATTTGATGAAACAACCTTATTAAAGAAAATTTATAAGTATTTGAAGTGA
- a CDS encoding Rab family GTPase — translation MKISKKIILLGHFGVGKSSLIRQFVENSFTSDYKVTIGVHILKKEVEIAPDENISLIIWDLEGYDDIKKTRASYLLGTHGFIYVFDITRPATYENLKDDIAYLTNQYANTPLKVVGNKADLVTKSYLKENAAVFGATPDFFTSAKTGDKVDTLFTTLAKELAK, via the coding sequence ATGAAAATCTCTAAAAAAATAATTCTACTTGGGCATTTTGGTGTCGGAAAGTCTTCGTTGATTCGACAGTTTGTTGAAAATTCGTTTACCTCAGACTACAAAGTAACCATTGGTGTTCACATTTTAAAAAAAGAAGTTGAAATTGCTCCTGACGAAAACATATCTCTAATTATTTGGGATTTGGAAGGATATGATGATATTAAAAAAACAAGAGCGTCTTATTTACTAGGAACGCACGGTTTTATTTATGTGTTTGACATCACGCGACCTGCAACTTATGAAAATTTAAAAGACGATATTGCCTACCTAACAAATCAATACGCCAACACGCCTTTAAAAGTCGTTGGAAACAAAGCAGATTTAGTAACCAAAAGCTATTTGAAAGAAAATGCAGCCGTTTTTGGAGCAACTCCTGACTTTTTTACGAGCGCAAAAACAGGTGATAAAGTAGACACTTTATTTACTACATTGGCTAAAGAACTTGCGAAATAA
- a CDS encoding cell envelope biogenesis protein OmpA, producing the protein MTEDDKLSILKDLLLTDDRVYTESIHSKIKQLEELINEQQKLSSKINPIIDKKLEEFTKQIPKTLGPTITKTLAEQIRNSQDQVVEALYPIMGKMIKKYISQEISLLTERINKQLEDSFSANSWKRKFRSWFGGVKEEELLLSQLSSISQVEQVLIIEKNSGLLIGQYTKTETIDKDMISGMLTAIKSFVEDAFNEKSQNLELIEYELYHIHIQSFVSFYVAVAISGEYNLIFKNKIQDIIFNFTDNFLNLFDDLSEIKEKEITNELEFYFCTNENL; encoded by the coding sequence ATGACGGAAGACGATAAATTATCGATTTTAAAAGATTTGTTACTCACAGATGATCGTGTGTATACGGAATCAATACACTCTAAAATTAAACAGCTCGAAGAACTTATTAACGAGCAACAGAAGCTTTCTAGCAAGATAAATCCTATTATTGATAAGAAGCTAGAAGAGTTTACCAAGCAAATTCCAAAAACACTTGGACCCACAATTACCAAAACACTTGCGGAGCAAATTAGAAATTCACAAGATCAAGTTGTAGAAGCATTGTACCCAATTATGGGGAAAATGATTAAGAAGTATATTTCACAAGAAATTAGCTTACTTACGGAACGCATTAATAAGCAATTGGAAGACAGTTTTTCGGCAAATAGTTGGAAACGAAAATTCAGATCGTGGTTTGGTGGCGTGAAAGAAGAAGAATTATTATTGAGTCAATTATCGTCTATTTCGCAAGTTGAACAAGTGTTGATTATTGAGAAAAATTCAGGATTACTTATTGGGCAATATACTAAAACAGAAACGATTGATAAAGATATGATTTCGGGAATGTTGACTGCTATTAAAAGTTTTGTGGAAGATGCTTTTAATGAGAAAAGTCAAAATTTAGAGTTGATTGAATACGAGTTATATCATATTCATATTCAGAGTTTTGTATCTTTTTATGTTGCAGTTGCCATTTCTGGAGAATATAATCTTATCTTTAAAAATAAAATTCAAGATATTATCTTTAATTTTACTGATAATTTTTTAAATCTTTTTGATGATTTAAGTGAAATTAAAGAAAAAGAAATTACTAACGAATTAGAATTTTACTTTTGCACGAATGAAAATCTCTAA
- a CDS encoding fructose 1,6-bisphosphatase: MATKGKNTADADQTNSQSADPSSAKIEAIKNLIFGENILQYDSEFDSIKNDILAKKKALETLIEEVRSELIQNIDNLSTDLNIRITELESNIENKLDDMDEKKVDRRHLGQLLVSLGEKIGKE, translated from the coding sequence ATGGCTACAAAAGGTAAAAATACTGCAGATGCAGATCAAACAAATTCTCAATCTGCAGATCCATCTTCTGCTAAGATTGAAGCAATCAAGAATTTAATTTTTGGAGAAAATATTCTACAATATGATTCTGAGTTTGACAGTATCAAAAATGATATTCTTGCCAAAAAGAAGGCTTTAGAAACATTGATTGAGGAAGTTCGTTCAGAATTGATTCAAAATATAGACAATTTAAGTACTGATCTTAATATTCGCATCACGGAATTGGAATCCAATATTGAAAATAAATTGGACGATATGGACGAGAAAAAAGTAGACAGAAGACACTTAGGACAATTATTGGTAAGCCTTGGCGAGAAAATAGGAAAAGAATAA
- the fbp gene encoding class 1 fructose-bisphosphatase: MAKKNQTLGEFIIENQAEFQYSSGELSRLINSIRLAAKVVNHEVNKAGLVDIIGAFGETNIQGEDQQKLDVYANEKFIQTLTNRNIVCGIASEENDDFIAINSLDEKNQNKYIVLIDPLDGSSNIDVNVSVGTIFSIYRRITPVGTPVTIDDFLQKGNEQVAAGYVVYGTSTMLVYSTGHGVNGFTLNPAIGTFYLSHPNMEFSETGNIYSINEGNYAHFPKGVKNYIKYCQQEEDDRPYTSRYIGSLVSDFHRNLIKGGIYIYPQTSKAPTGKLRLLYECNPMAYLAEQANGLASDGFQRIMDIKPTELHQRVPIFCGSRKMVEKAKEFMKNS; the protein is encoded by the coding sequence ATGGCTAAAAAAAATCAAACATTAGGAGAGTTTATTATTGAAAATCAAGCGGAATTCCAATATTCTTCTGGAGAACTTTCTAGATTGATCAATTCTATCCGATTGGCAGCAAAAGTTGTAAATCACGAAGTAAACAAAGCAGGTTTAGTGGATATTATTGGCGCATTTGGCGAAACTAATATTCAAGGAGAAGATCAGCAAAAGCTAGATGTATATGCAAATGAAAAGTTTATTCAAACACTGACCAATAGAAATATTGTCTGCGGAATTGCTTCTGAAGAAAATGATGATTTTATCGCAATTAATAGTTTGGACGAGAAAAATCAAAATAAATATATCGTTTTAATTGATCCGCTAGATGGTTCTTCTAATATTGATGTGAATGTTTCTGTTGGAACTATTTTTTCTATTTATAGAAGAATTACGCCTGTTGGAACGCCTGTAACTATTGACGATTTTCTGCAAAAAGGAAATGAACAAGTTGCCGCTGGTTATGTAGTTTATGGAACTTCTACAATGTTAGTATATTCTACAGGACATGGTGTAAATGGATTTACGTTGAATCCTGCAATTGGAACGTTTTATTTATCGCATCCAAATATGGAATTTTCTGAGACTGGAAATATTTATTCTATTAATGAAGGGAATTATGCACATTTCCCGAAAGGTGTAAAAAATTATATTAAATATTGTCAACAAGAAGAAGATGACAGACCCTATACTTCTCGTTATATTGGCTCATTAGTGTCAGATTTTCACCGAAACTTAATTAAAGGTGGTATTTATATTTATCCGCAAACGTCTAAAGCACCAACTGGAAAATTGCGTTTATTATACGAATGTAATCCAATGGCATATTTGGCAGAACAAGCCAACGGACTAGCCTCAGACGGATTTCAACGCATTATGGACATTAAACCAACGGAGTTACACCAACGCGTTCCTATTTTCTGCGGAAGCCGTAAAATGGTAGAAAAAGCCAAGGAATTTATGAAGAATTCATAG
- a CDS encoding GNAT family N-acetyltransferase, with translation MNYTIRKATETDVHDIFRLIEELAIFEKEPEAVITTPESLRKDGFGTAPKFQCFIAETSEEVIGIALVYMRYSTWKGEVLHLEDLIVSETARGNGVGGLLLTEVVKYGNKLGVKRISWEVLDWNTPAIDFYEHIGANVMRDWHVVQLDEEGIQNYLSKRE, from the coding sequence ATGAACTATACAATCCGAAAAGCAACCGAAACCGATGTTCATGATATCTTTAGATTGATTGAAGAATTGGCTATTTTTGAGAAAGAACCAGAAGCCGTGATAACAACTCCAGAAAGTTTACGTAAAGATGGTTTTGGAACTGCGCCAAAGTTTCAGTGTTTTATTGCAGAAACCTCAGAAGAAGTTATCGGAATTGCACTTGTATACATGCGCTATTCTACTTGGAAAGGCGAAGTATTACACTTAGAAGATTTAATTGTAAGCGAAACAGCACGCGGAAATGGTGTTGGAGGTTTATTGCTAACTGAAGTTGTAAAATACGGAAACAAATTGGGCGTAAAACGAATTAGTTGGGAAGTATTAGATTGGAACACGCCAGCAATCGATTTTTACGAACACATTGGCGCAAACGTAATGCGTGATTGGCATGTGGTACAATTAGACGAGGAAGGAATTCAGAATTATTTGTCTAAAAGAGAGTGA
- a CDS encoding aspartate kinase, which yields MKIFKFGGASVKDANGVKNIVKVLQKVGYENTLIVVSAMGKTTNLIEFVIKNYFDSSKELQASVQEIVKCHNEILLELFPNEQHQIYKDIKKLFEEMKGFLHRNKSPDYDFVYDQLVSFGELVSTKIISAYLNSISLENTWLDVRELIKTDTNYRDATVNWEATQENIKQKVNRNKLNITQGFIGSDPNNFTTTLGREGSDYSAAIFAYCLNAESVTIWKDVPGVLNADPRYFENAQLLHNISYREAIELAFYGASVIHPKTLQPLQRKEIPLYVKSFLNPKNDGTTVAKGSGINPNIPCFIVKKKQVLISLSSLDFSFIVEENISEIFKLLSDCKMKVDVIQNSAISFSVCVDNKFDNLEKLLNTLRSKFKVTHYENVSLYTIRHFTELAISGLKKEKEILLEQRAEQTIQLVVK from the coding sequence ATGAAAATATTCAAATTTGGTGGCGCATCTGTAAAAGATGCAAATGGCGTTAAAAATATTGTCAAAGTATTGCAAAAAGTTGGGTATGAAAATACACTCATTGTAGTTTCTGCGATGGGAAAAACAACAAACTTAATTGAGTTTGTCATTAAAAATTACTTCGATTCAAGTAAAGAATTGCAAGCTTCTGTTCAAGAAATTGTTAAATGTCACAATGAAATATTGTTGGAATTATTTCCAAATGAGCAACATCAAATTTACAAAGACATTAAAAAACTTTTTGAAGAAATGAAAGGTTTTTTGCATAGAAACAAATCGCCTGATTATGATTTTGTGTACGATCAATTAGTATCTTTTGGTGAATTGGTTTCTACGAAAATTATTAGTGCATATCTAAATAGTATTTCACTTGAAAATACGTGGTTAGATGTTCGTGAACTTATCAAAACAGATACAAATTATCGGGATGCAACCGTAAATTGGGAAGCGACGCAGGAAAACATCAAACAAAAAGTAAATAGAAATAAACTCAACATTACACAAGGTTTCATTGGAAGTGATCCAAATAATTTTACCACAACATTAGGAAGAGAAGGTTCTGATTACTCAGCAGCTATTTTTGCGTATTGTTTAAATGCCGAAAGCGTGACTATTTGGAAAGATGTTCCAGGTGTTTTAAATGCCGATCCACGCTATTTTGAAAATGCACAATTACTACACAATATTTCATACAGAGAAGCGATTGAGTTGGCATTTTATGGTGCTTCAGTCATTCATCCAAAAACATTACAACCATTACAACGCAAGGAAATTCCGTTATATGTAAAATCGTTTCTAAACCCAAAAAATGACGGAACTACGGTTGCAAAAGGTTCGGGAATTAATCCAAATATTCCGTGTTTTATCGTTAAAAAGAAACAAGTATTAATATCTCTTTCTTCTTTAGATTTTTCATTCATCGTTGAAGAAAATATCAGCGAAATATTCAAACTATTAAGCGATTGTAAAATGAAAGTTGACGTCATTCAAAACTCAGCAATTAGTTTCTCAGTTTGTGTTGATAATAAGTTTGATAATCTAGAAAAATTACTCAATACCTTGCGTTCAAAATTCAAAGTTACACATTACGAAAACGTGTCTTTGTACACAATACGACACTTTACAGAATTAGCGATTTCGGGATTAAAAAAAGAAAAAGAAATTCTGCTAGAACAACGCGCAGAGCAAACGATACAGTTAGTTGTAAAATAA